From a region of the Tursiops truncatus isolate mTurTru1 chromosome 2, mTurTru1.mat.Y, whole genome shotgun sequence genome:
- the CHRM5 gene encoding muscarinic acetylcholine receptor M5 produces the protein MEGESYHNATTVNGTPVNHQPLERHRLWEVITIAAVTAVVSLITVVGNVLVMISFKVNSQLKTVNNYYLLSLACADLIIGIFSMNLYTTYILMGHWALGSLACDLWLALDYVASNASVMNLLVISFDRYFSITRPLTYRAKRTPKRAGIMIGLAWLISFILWAPAILCWQYLVGERTVPPDECQIQFLSEPTITFGTAIAAFYIPVSVMTILYCRIYRETEKRTKDLADLQGSDRVAETEKRKPAHEALLTSCFSCCPQPTLAQRERNQASWPSSCRSTSVTGKPSRATGPSTEWGKAEQLTTCSSYPSSEDEDKPTTDPVFQVVYKSQAKESPREEFSAEEVKETFVNAQTEKNDYDSQKYFLSPAAAHRPKSQKGMAYKFRLVVKADGTQDTNNGCRKVKIMPCSFPVSKDPSTKGLDPNLSHQMTKRKRMVLVKERKAAQTLSAILLAFIVTWTPYNIMVLVSTFCDKCVPVTLWHLGYWLCYVNSTVNPICYALCNRTFRKTFKMLLLCRWKKKKVEEKLYWQGNSKLP, from the coding sequence ATGGAAGGGGAATCTTACCACAATGCTACTACCGTCAATGGCACCCCAGTGAATCACCAGCCTTTGGAACGCCACAGGTTGTGGGAAGTCATCACCATCGCAGCTGTGACAGCTGTGGTGAGCCTGATCACCGTCGTGGGCAACGTCTTAGTCATGATCTCTTTCAAAGTCAACAGCCAGCTGAAGACAGTTAATAACTATTACCTGCTCAGCTTAGCCTGTGCAGATCTCATCATTGGGATCTTCTCCATGAACCTCTACACCACCTACATCCTCATGGGACACTGGGCTCTCGGGAGTCTGGCTTGTGACCTTTGGCTCGCACTGGACTACGTGGCCAGCAATGCTTCTGTCATGAACCTTCTGGTGATCAGTTTTGACCGATACTTTTCTATCACAAGACCCCTGACGTATCGGGCCAAGCGTACCCCAAAGAGGGCTGGCATCATGATTGGCTTGGCCTGGCTGATCTCCTTCATCCTCTGGGCCCCAGCGATCCTCTGCTGGCAGTACTTGGTTGGGGAGCGGACGGTCCCACCAGATGAGTGCCAGATCCAGTTCCTCTCGGAGCCCACCATCACTTTTGGCACTGCCATCGCTGCTTTCTACATCCCTGTTTCTGTGATGACAATCCTCTACTGCCGAATCTACCGGGAAACAGAGAAGCGAACCAAGGACCTGGCCGACCTCCAGGGCTCTGACCGCGTGGCTGAAACTGAGAAGAGAAAGCCAGCTCACGAGGCTCTGCTCACGTCCTGCTTTAgctgctgcccccagcccacaCTGGCCCAGAGGGAAAGGAACCAAGCCTCCTGGCCATCCTCCTGCAGGAGCACCTCCGTCACTGGGAAGCCATCCCGAGCCACTGGCCCGAGCACTGAGTGGGGCAAAGCTGAGCAGCTAACCACCTGTAGCAGCTACCCATCCTCAGAAGATGAAGACAAGCCCACCACTGACCCTGTCTTTCAAGTGGTCTACAAGAGTCAGGCCAAGGAAAGCCCAAGGGAAGAATTCAGTGCTGAAGAGGTCAAGGAAACTTTTGTGAACgctcaaactgaaaaaaatgactaTGACAGCCAAAAATACTTCCTGTCTCCAGCTGCTGCTCATCGACCCAAGAGTCAGAAGGGCATGGCCTATAAGTTCCGACTGGTGGTGAAAGCTGATGGGACCCAGGATACCAACAACGGCTGTCGCAAGGTGAAAATCATGCCCTGCTCCTTCCCGGTGTCCAAGGACCCTTCAACGAAAGGCCTTGATCCCAACCTCAGCCATCAGATGACCAAACGAAAGAGGATGGTCCTCGTCAAAGAGAGGAAAGCAGCCCAGACCCTGAGTGCAATTCTCCTGGCTTTCATCGTCACGTGGACCCCTTACAACATCATGGTCCTGGTTTCCACCTTCTGCGACAAGTGTGTCCCAGTCACCCTGTGGCACTTGGGCTACTGGCTGTGTTATGTCAATAGCACTGTCAACCCCATTTGCTATGCCCTCTGCAACAGAACCTTCAGGAAGACCTTTAAGATGCTGCTTCTCTGccgatggaaaaagaaaaaagtggaagagAAATTGTACTGGCAGGGGAACAGCAAGCTCCCCTGA